From Candidatus Woesearchaeota archaeon, a single genomic window includes:
- a CDS encoding toxin-antitoxin system HicB family antitoxin produces MANINIKIPEDIHKQLKIEAITRDMTLKEYIIQKLGEKQNKK; encoded by the coding sequence ATGGCTAATATAAACATAAAAATACCTGAAGACATACACAAACAACTAAAAATAGAAGCAATAACACGAGACATGACACTAAAAGAATACATAATACAAAAACTAGGAGAAAAACAAAACAAAAAATAA
- a CDS encoding divergent PAP2 family protein codes for MIFDVVTNFYFLSVFVAWIVSCLIKMLIHFFYSGSFSFFAGFRNGGMPSSHSALMGSITFALFLEQGLSPVFFLAFVLATLILRDAVTVRREVGVLGDSVNVLLKKQKINSLKVVYGHTFFQVLVGLFIGVISTGFFFLVLLI; via the coding sequence ATGATTTTTGATGTTGTTACTAATTTTTATTTTTTGAGCGTGTTTGTTGCTTGGATAGTTTCTTGTTTGATTAAGATGTTAATTCATTTTTTTTATTCTGGTAGTTTTTCTTTTTTTGCAGGTTTTAGGAATGGAGGTATGCCTAGTTCTCATTCTGCTTTGATGGGTTCTATTACTTTTGCTTTGTTTCTTGAGCAAGGTTTGTCGCCTGTGTTTTTTTTAGCGTTTGTTTTGGCTACTTTGATTCTTAGGGACGCTGTTACTGTTCGTAGAGAAGTTGGCGTATTGGGTGATTCTGTTAATGTTCTTTTGAAGAAGCAAAAAATTAATTCTTTGAAAGTTGTGTATGGTCATACTTTTTTTCAAGTTTTGGTTGGTTTGTTTATTGGCGTGATTAGTACTGGTTTTTTCTTTTTGGTTTTGCTTATTTAG
- a CDS encoding CTP synthase, with amino-acid sequence MRGKAKWIVVTGGVISTLGKGIIASSIGMLLRSRGFKVACVKIDPYINIDAGTMRPTEHGEVFVTFDGGETDQDLGNYERFMDLKLSKSCSITTGQVYLEVISKERNLEYDGKCVEVIPHIPLEVERRLRVCAESSGADFVIVEIGGTIGDYQNVLFLEALRSMKLRGESIAFVHVAYLPIPNTAGEMKSKPAQHSIRALNANGLQADFVVCRASRPIDDLRREKISLFGNVPKENVISCEDVETIYEVPLLFDKQGLDLKILKVLNEPVKNFNDDFVKWSGFVDTIKNPKGSVRIGIVGKYFDTGDFALEDSYISVVEAVKHACYHQGVKPDIQWISSIAFESNGSLDGFDGLIVPGGFGSSGINGKINAIKLARENKIPFLGLCYGMQLAVIEHARNVLGWSDANSAEINPNTKFPVIDVLPEQKRNIKEKNYGASMRLGDYPAELKKGSVVKSLYGKDLVVERHRHRYEVNPLFKDKLEVKGLVFSGFSPNKKLVEFLERNDHPFFVGTQAHPEFTSNFLRPNPLFSGFIKAAIKFMSEK; translated from the coding sequence ATGCGGGGGAAAGCTAAGTGGATTGTTGTTACAGGGGGCGTTATTTCCACTCTTGGTAAAGGCATTATTGCTAGTTCTATTGGGATGTTGTTGAGGAGCAGAGGTTTTAAGGTTGCTTGTGTTAAGATTGATCCTTATATTAATATTGATGCCGGTACTATGCGTCCTACTGAGCACGGCGAAGTTTTTGTTACTTTCGATGGCGGTGAAACTGATCAAGATCTTGGTAATTATGAACGATTCATGGATCTTAAGTTATCTAAATCTTGCAGTATTACTACGGGTCAGGTTTATTTAGAAGTTATTTCTAAAGAGAGAAATCTCGAATATGATGGCAAGTGCGTTGAAGTTATTCCTCATATTCCTTTAGAAGTTGAGCGTCGTTTAAGAGTTTGTGCTGAGTCTTCTGGTGCTGATTTTGTTATTGTTGAAATAGGCGGTACTATTGGTGATTATCAGAATGTTTTGTTTCTTGAGGCTTTGCGTTCTATGAAGCTTAGAGGTGAAAGTATTGCTTTTGTTCACGTTGCTTATTTACCTATTCCTAATACTGCGGGTGAGATGAAGTCTAAACCTGCTCAGCATTCTATTCGTGCTTTGAATGCTAATGGTTTGCAGGCTGATTTCGTTGTTTGTAGAGCGTCTAGACCTATTGATGATTTGCGTAGGGAGAAGATTTCTTTGTTTGGTAATGTTCCTAAAGAGAATGTTATTTCTTGTGAGGATGTTGAGACTATTTATGAAGTTCCTTTGTTGTTTGATAAGCAAGGTCTTGATTTGAAGATTCTTAAAGTGCTTAACGAACCAGTTAAAAATTTTAATGATGATTTTGTTAAGTGGTCTGGTTTTGTTGATACCATTAAGAATCCTAAGGGCTCTGTCAGAATAGGTATTGTTGGTAAGTATTTTGATACTGGTGATTTCGCTTTAGAAGATTCTTATATTTCTGTGGTTGAAGCGGTTAAGCATGCTTGTTATCATCAAGGTGTTAAGCCTGATATTCAATGGATTAGTTCTATTGCTTTTGAAAGTAATGGTTCTCTTGACGGTTTTGATGGTTTGATTGTTCCTGGTGGTTTTGGTTCTTCCGGTATTAATGGTAAAATTAATGCCATTAAGTTGGCTCGTGAAAATAAGATTCCTTTTCTAGGGTTATGTTATGGTATGCAGTTAGCGGTGATTGAGCATGCTAGGAACGTTTTGGGCTGGAGTGATGCTAATAGTGCTGAGATTAATCCTAATACTAAGTTCCCTGTGATTGATGTTTTGCCGGAGCAAAAAAGGAACATTAAGGAAAAGAATTATGGTGCTAGTATGCGTTTAGGTGATTATCCTGCCGAATTAAAGAAAGGTTCTGTTGTTAAGTCTCTTTATGGTAAGGATTTAGTTGTTGAGCGTCATCGTCATAGATACGAGGTTAATCCTTTATTTAAGGATAAATTAGAAGTTAAAGGATTGGTGTTTAGTGGTTTTTCTCCTAATAAGAAATTAGTTGAGTTCTTGGAAAGAAATGATCATCCTTTCTTTGTTGGTACTCAGGCTCATCCTGAGTTCACTAGTAATTTTTTGAGACCTAATCCTTTGTTTAGTGGTTTTATTAAAGCAGCGATTAAATTTATGTCTGAGAAATAA
- a CDS encoding peptidyl-prolyl cis-trans isomerase, producing MNPIIILETNKGNIKIELDKENAPITTQNFIEYVESGFYDGLIFHRVIPGFMIQGGGFLPNGTQKTTNPPIKLESNNGLKNNKGTIAMARTPAENSATSQFFINVADNNFLNYAPGNPGYAVFGKVTEGMNVVDQIKQVQTTTRNGHQDWPTEDIIIIKAYKQ from the coding sequence ATGAATCCAATAATAATATTAGAAACAAATAAAGGAAACATAAAAATAGAACTAGACAAAGAAAACGCACCAATAACAACGCAGAACTTCATAGAATACGTAGAATCAGGATTTTACGACGGACTAATATTTCATAGAGTAATACCAGGATTCATGATACAAGGAGGAGGATTCTTACCAAACGGAACACAAAAAACAACAAATCCGCCAATAAAATTAGAATCAAACAACGGACTAAAAAACAACAAAGGAACAATAGCTATGGCAAGAACACCTGCAGAAAACAGCGCGACGAGCCAATTCTTCATAAACGTAGCAGACAATAACTTCCTAAACTACGCACCAGGAAACCCAGGATACGCAGTATTCGGAAAAGTAACGGAAGGAATGAACGTAGTAGACCAAATAAAACAAGTACAAACAACAACAAGAAACGGACACCAAGACTGGCCAACAGAAGACATAATCATAATAAAAGCATACAAACAATAA
- a CDS encoding RtcB family protein: protein MNPKKINEYSYVIEKTNNMNVPLKIFASEELLKKMMEDDSLKQGINVACLPGIQEYSIMMPDAHQGYGFSIGGVAAFDLEKGIISPGGIGYDINCGVRLLTSNLTKEEIQNKIPELLEVLFKKIPPGVGEKSIFKVNDQELNEVMTQGPEWAVKKGIGTQEDIEMCESNGKMLNANPEKVSQKARSRGKSQLGTLGSGNHFIEIQYIDEIYDEEIAKKFGINKEKQIMILIHSGSRGLGHQVCSDYIRKMEENNKEELPDQSLINAPINSELGKDYYEAMCAAANFAWTNRHIMAHQVRESFKEVFKKEIELKTVYDVAHNIAKIEEHEINGKTKKVLVHRKGATRAFPKHHEELPKKYKETGQPIFIPGSMGTSSYVLAGSTNSMKESFGSTAHGAGRLLSRFAAKKKWTGNQIKKELQEKNIMIKAASMNGITEEAPLAYKDVDEVVQISNKAGIGILIAKLKPLGVIKG from the coding sequence ATGAATCCTAAAAAAATAAACGAATACTCGTACGTAATAGAAAAAACCAATAATATGAATGTTCCACTAAAAATATTCGCATCAGAAGAACTACTAAAAAAAATGATGGAAGACGACTCACTAAAACAAGGAATAAACGTTGCTTGTCTACCAGGAATACAAGAATACTCAATAATGATGCCTGATGCTCACCAAGGATACGGATTCAGCATAGGCGGAGTAGCAGCGTTCGACTTAGAAAAAGGAATAATCAGCCCAGGAGGAATAGGCTACGACATAAACTGCGGAGTAAGACTATTAACATCCAACTTAACAAAAGAAGAAATACAAAACAAAATTCCTGAACTGCTAGAAGTCTTATTCAAAAAAATACCTCCCGGAGTAGGAGAAAAATCAATATTCAAAGTTAATGACCAAGAACTAAACGAAGTAATGACTCAAGGACCAGAATGGGCAGTAAAAAAAGGAATAGGAACACAAGAAGACATAGAAATGTGCGAAAGCAACGGAAAAATGTTAAATGCTAATCCTGAAAAAGTTTCACAAAAAGCAAGAAGCAGAGGAAAATCACAACTAGGAACACTAGGATCAGGAAATCACTTCATAGAAATACAATACATAGACGAAATATACGATGAAGAAATCGCAAAAAAATTCGGAATAAACAAAGAAAAACAAATAATGATACTTATACATAGTGGATCAAGAGGACTAGGACACCAAGTATGTTCTGATTACATAAGAAAAATGGAAGAAAACAATAAAGAAGAATTACCAGATCAAAGCTTAATAAATGCTCCAATAAACAGCGAATTAGGAAAAGATTACTACGAAGCAATGTGCGCAGCGGCAAACTTCGCATGGACAAACAGACACATAATGGCGCACCAAGTAAGAGAATCATTTAAAGAAGTGTTCAAAAAAGAAATAGAACTAAAAACAGTTTATGACGTAGCACATAACATCGCGAAAATAGAAGAACACGAAATAAATGGAAAAACAAAAAAAGTACTAGTGCATAGAAAAGGAGCAACAAGAGCGTTCCCAAAACATCATGAAGAATTACCTAAAAAATACAAAGAAACAGGACAACCAATATTCATACCAGGAAGCATGGGTACAAGTAGTTACGTATTAGCAGGATCGACAAATTCTATGAAAGAAAGCTTCGGAAGCACAGCACACGGCGCGGGAAGACTTCTATCAAGATTCGCAGCAAAAAAGAAATGGACCGGGAACCAAATAAAAAAAGAACTACAAGAAAAAAACATAATGATAAAAGCAGCATCCATGAATGGAATAACAGAAGAAGCCCCTCTCGCCTATAAAGACGTAGACGAAGTCGTACAAATATCAAACAAAGCAGGAATAGGAATACTAATAGCGAAACTTAAACCCTTAGGAGTTATAAAAGGATAA
- a CDS encoding archease, translating into MNKKFEFLEHTADTKIRAYGETIEEAFSNALIATTTVMTNPELIKEKITKKIKIKAKNKKALLYDFLEEILFLLDTEQLLIKKTNNLQIKENQEEYELTTELIGDYAKNYEVHSTIKAITYSEMEIKQEKNKHVIQIVHDL; encoded by the coding sequence AACACACTGCAGACACAAAAATAAGAGCGTACGGAGAAACAATAGAAGAAGCATTCTCTAACGCTTTAATAGCAACAACCACAGTTATGACAAATCCGGAACTAATAAAAGAAAAAATCACGAAGAAAATAAAAATAAAAGCAAAAAACAAAAAAGCTTTACTTTATGATTTCTTAGAGGAAATACTTTTTTTATTAGACACGGAACAATTACTCATAAAAAAAACGAATAATCTTCAAATAAAAGAAAACCAAGAAGAATATGAATTAACAACGGAACTAATAGGTGACTACGCAAAGAATTACGAAGTTCACTCAACAATAAAAGCAATAACTTATAGCGAAATGGAAATAAAACAAGAAAAAAATAAACACGTAATACAAATAGTACACGATTTATAA
- a CDS encoding tripartite tricarboxylate transporter permease: MFTEILVATLLGIIAGTFTGLVPGIHVNLVAVMLLSISAKLLGIAGVESIACFIISMSITHSFVSTIPSIFLGAPEPSSALSVLPGHRLFLEGKGLEAVKLTIIGSLFGLIISFIFYYFFEQIINIIYPIASKHIPELLLIAGIFIISRTDKKGKALFTYVTAGILGVMVLNSRIENPLFPLLSGLFGCSTLIFSLKEKSVMPEQKLTKKTELNIKTGIKNSMLGAASGFITAILPGLGSSTAAGIASIFSKESDAKNFLIMMGSITTVNFFMSIAALSVLGKARNGAVIVVKELWQVPETSLLIAAAMISGGISVFSAKKCAEKFLKIMKKIKYESVVKIVLSLITIMTYILSGYLGLLILVVSTILGLYVNIVGIPRNTMMACIMVPVMTFFLTI; this comes from the coding sequence ATGTTCACAGAAATACTAGTAGCTACGCTACTAGGGATAATCGCTGGGACTTTTACAGGCTTAGTTCCAGGAATACATGTTAATTTAGTAGCGGTTATGCTTTTATCTATTTCCGCGAAATTATTAGGAATAGCAGGAGTAGAATCAATTGCTTGTTTCATAATAAGCATGTCGATCACACACAGCTTCGTAAGTACTATTCCGAGTATTTTTTTAGGAGCGCCAGAACCAAGTTCTGCTTTAAGCGTCTTACCAGGACACAGATTATTCTTAGAAGGCAAAGGATTAGAAGCAGTAAAACTAACAATAATAGGATCTTTATTCGGACTAATAATTTCTTTCATTTTTTATTATTTCTTCGAACAAATAATAAACATAATTTATCCAATAGCTTCAAAACACATACCTGAACTATTATTAATAGCAGGTATATTCATAATTTCTAGAACTGACAAAAAAGGAAAAGCATTATTTACTTATGTAACAGCAGGAATATTGGGGGTGATGGTTTTAAATTCAAGAATAGAAAATCCTTTATTTCCCTTACTTTCAGGATTATTTGGATGCTCGACTCTAATATTTAGTTTAAAAGAAAAAAGTGTGATGCCGGAACAAAAATTAACAAAAAAAACGGAGTTAAACATTAAGACAGGAATAAAGAATTCTATGCTAGGCGCGGCGTCAGGATTCATCACAGCTATTCTTCCAGGACTAGGATCAAGCACTGCCGCGGGAATAGCTTCGATATTCTCAAAAGAGTCAGACGCTAAAAATTTCTTAATAATGATGGGGAGTATAACAACAGTTAATTTCTTCATGTCCATAGCTGCACTAAGCGTATTAGGCAAGGCAAGAAACGGTGCAGTAATCGTAGTAAAAGAACTATGGCAAGTACCTGAAACATCATTACTTATAGCTGCGGCGATGATAAGCGGAGGAATAAGTGTTTTCTCAGCAAAGAAATGCGCGGAAAAATTCTTAAAAATAATGAAAAAAATAAAATATGAATCCGTAGTGAAAATAGTTCTTAGCTTAATAACAATAATGACTTATATATTATCAGGATACTTAGGATTATTAATATTGGTTGTTTCAACAATTCTAGGATTGTATGTTAACATCGTAGGGATACCTAGAAATACTATGATGGCTTGCATAATGGTGCCTGTAATGACTTTTTTCTTAACAATTTAG